A part of Rhodamnia argentea isolate NSW1041297 chromosome 8, ASM2092103v1, whole genome shotgun sequence genomic DNA contains:
- the LOC115741221 gene encoding ras-related protein Rab2BV-like: MAYKVDQEYDYLFKIVLIGDSGVGKSNILSRFTRNEFCLESKSTIGVEFATRTLQVDGKTVKAQIWDTAGQERYRAITSAYYRGAVGALLVYDITKRRTFDNVQRWLRELRDHADSNIVIMLAGNKSDLNHLRAVSAETAEAMAERENLSFLETSAREAFNIENAFQKVLLDIYHIISRKALAAEEAASNPGVLPHGTTINVGNFSGNFGKRACCSN, translated from the exons atggcGTACAAAGTGGATCAAGAGTACGATTACCTGTTCAAGATCGTGCTCATCGGAGATTCGGGCGTGGGGAAATCCAACATTTTGTCGCGATTCACGCGAAATGAGTTCTGCTTGGAGTCCAAATCCACCATCGGGGTCGAATTCGCCACCAGGACTCTCCAG GTCGATGGCAAGACGGTGAAGGCTCAAATATGGGATACGGCCGGGCAGGAGCGGTACCGCGCCATCACGAGCGCCTACTACCGGGGCGCGGTCGGGGCGTTGCTAGTCTACGACATAACCAAGAGGCGGACGTTCGACAACGTCCAGCGGTGGCTCCGCGAGCTCCGCGACCACGCCGACTCCAACATCGTCATCATGTTGGCCGGGAACAAGTCCGACCTCAACCACCTGAGGGCGGTCTCGGCCGAGACGGCAGAGGCCATGGCCGAGAGGGAGAACTTGTCGTTCCTCGAGACGTCGGCGCGGGAGGCGTTCAACATCGAGAATGCGTTCCAAAAGGTCCTGCTCGACATCTACCACATCATCAGCAGGAAGGCGTTGGCTGCGGAGGAGGCGGCCTCGAACCCCGGGGTGCTCCCCCACGGCACCACGATCAACGTTGGGAACTTCTCGGGTAATTTCGGCAAGAGAGCTTGCTGTTCAAATTAA